Below is a genomic region from Sediminitomix flava.
TATTTATATCTCTAGATGTAATCATAGTTTTAATCTTAATTGAACTGCAAAGATAGAACTCTTTCTATTCAACTTGGTTTTAAAGATTCTTATAAAAAGAAAGCCACTCCTAATTAATTAGAAGTGGCTAATATCTCTTTGAAAATAGAACTAGCTTTTATTTTACTAACTCTTCTTCTTGTACTAATCCTTTTTTTGATGCTCTGTAAACAAGGAAAATTCCTCCAAGAACGGCAGGGATACTAAGTATTTGTCCCATATTTAAAAGCATACCAGCTTCAAAAGCAACTTGATCATTCTTAAGGAATTCAATCGCAAATCTGAAACCAAAAACAAGAATTAAGAACCATCCTAATAGTTTCCCATGAGGAGTTTGCCCTTGTGTCTTGTTGTACATTGTTTTAAGAATGAAGAAAATAGAAAGATATGCCAATGACTCATAAATTTGAGTTGGATGCATTGGTAATGTTTCCCCGTTACGCTCAAAAATAAATCCCCAAGGTAGGTTCGTTTCGTGCCCATAAATCTCTGAGTTCATCAGATTACCTAAACGGATAAAAGAACCAGCTAAAGCTACAGGAATGACGAGACGGTCAACTACCCAAAGGTAAGATT
It encodes:
- the lgt gene encoding prolipoprotein diacylglyceryl transferase, which encodes MMAFLNFIHWNIDPEIFSLGPLSIRWYGLLFALGFFIGQYIMTKIYKNEGRKPEDVDTLTIYVVIGTVVGARLGHCLFYQPEYYLADPIRILKVWEGGLASHGGAIGILLALYYYTKNRAGQSYLWVVDRLVIPVALAGSFIRLGNLMNSEIYGHETNLPWGFIFERNGETLPMHPTQIYESLAYLSIFFILKTMYNKTQGQTPHGKLLGWFLILVFGFRFAIEFLKNDQVAFEAGMLLNMGQILSIPAVLGGIFLVYRASKKGLVQEEELVK